The following is a genomic window from Pseudomonas parafulva.
CTCGGCGCTGTACACCTCTTCGCGCATGCTGTTCTCGCTGAGCAAGCGGGGCGACGCCCCTGCCGTCGCCCAGCGCACCACCCGCGCGGGCACCCCGCACTGGGCCGTGCTGCTGTCCACCGCAGCTGCCTTCCTGTGCGTGTTCGCCAACTTCCTCGCACCGGCCGAGGTGTTCGAGTTCCTGCTGGCCAGCTCTGGCGCCATCGCCCTGCTGGTGTACCTGGTGATCGCCGTGTCGCAGTTGCGCATGCGTGCCCAGCGTGAGGCGCGGGGCGAGAAAATCTCGTTCAAGATGTGGCTGTTCCCGGGGCTGACCTGGGCCACCATCGCTTTCATCGTCGCCGTATTGGGCGTGATGGCCCTGCGCGAAGACCACCGCATCGAGATCATCGCCACGGCGCTGTTGAGCATCGCCGTGGTGATCACCGGGCTACTGGTGCATCGCAAGCGCGGCGTCGCCGGACGGGCCGTGCTGGATAACTGAGTCGGCATCTGCATCGAAAAGGCCGCATCCTCTGAAGGATGCGGCCTTTTGCGTTTATCGGACCAGTGGTCGAATCGGCCCGGTAAAAAAATGAATCCCCGGTTTGTCCCCTCGGTCAAGAATTATGTACGCAGTAATCTGACGAGGTAACCGCATGACTATCGAAGCAGAAACACTTGCCGAACTGACCCAGGCGCTCAAGCGACGCGGCCTGAAACGCCTGGTCGATATCGCCTTCACCCGCGCGCCGTACCGCTGCAACCACCGCTGGATCTGCATCGTCGAGTGACGCTTCTCTTTGCCGGCAGCAGGGATTCGCCCGGCCGCCGGCCACCCTTCCTACGCCGATTCAGGCGAATCCTTGCTGGCGCCACGCCTCATACACCGTCACCGCCACCGTGTTGGACAGGTTAAGGCTGCGGCACCCCGGACGCATGGGCAAGCGCAGGCGTTGTTCGGCGGGCAGGCTGTCGAGCACTTCAGCGGGCAGCCCACGACTCTCCGGGCCGAACAAAAACGCATCGCCGGGTTGATAGGCCACTTCATGGAACGGCTGCGAGCCCTTGGTGGTGAAGGCGAACAGGCGCGGCTGGCCGAGGCTTTCCAGGCACTGGGCCAGGCTGTCGTGGCGCTTGAGCGTGGCATACTCGTGGTAATCCAGCCCGGCCCGGCGCAGGCGCTTGTCGTCCAGCTCGAAACCGATCGGCTCGATCAGGTGCAGGTCGCAGCCGCTGTTGGCGCACAGGCGGATGATATTGCCGGTATTCGGCGGAATTTCAGGTTGAAAGAGGATGACGTGGAACATGCACGGCCCCAGGCAGGAAGATGACGCGCATTCTACCCTCGAACCGGACCCGCGTTCGAAGGCATGGCCGCGGGTATTGATGTCGATGGCCATCGTCGGGGTGATGGTCGGTTTGATGATCGGTCGGCTGACGGCGCCCGAGCCGCGTGTGCTGGAACAGGTGCAGGTCATGGATGAAGGCCTGGACCTGTTGTTCAACGCCTCGCCCAAGCTGCATGGCGAGAACGTCAATGGCACCGTGGCGCTGGTGTTCCAGGCCGAGGGCAAGCCGCAGCGTGGCCAGTTGACCCTGCAAGGAAGGCCGGTGGGCTGGCGTTTGCAGCGTAGCGATGAGGGACTGGTGCTGAGCCTGGTGGCCGCGCGTCCCCTGCGCGGCACCTGGAGCGCTGCAGAGGACGCGGGGCGTTGGCGGGTGCAGGTCAGGCTGCACGAATAAAAGAGGGGAGTCTCGGCCTGCCTGTACCGAGGTCCCCGAAGCGGGCGGTGTTGCGAATAAAAGAGGGAGTCTCGGCCTGCCTGTACCAAGGTCCCCAAAACGGGCGGTGTTGCGAATAAAGAGGGGGATGTCCCGGCCTGCCTGTACCGGGGTCCCCGAAACTGTCGTTATCAGTGTTATTGCAGGTGTCGTGCCAGTTTATAAAATCCTTTTAATTCAATGGCTTGCCGGTTTTATTCGATGAGGTGCTCCCTATCCTGTGCCTTGCGCAGGTGCAGCGGGCACTGCATCGGTGCAAGTCCCGGCAGACATGAAAAGGGCCGCTTCGCGGCCCATCCCGGCACAAGGCCGCTCCTACAAAACCCGTGCACGGACCCTGTAGGAGCGGCCTTGTGTCGCGATGGGCTGCGCAGCAGCCCCTATGCCAGCCATGAGCGGCCCCGGTCATGACAGCGACCGCTGGCGATCAGTGCTCCTCGCCGTCGTCCTCATCACTGCCGTCGACCTTCATCCCCAGTTCCTTGATCTTGCGAGTCAAGGTGTTGCGGCCCCAGCCCAACAGCACCGCCGCATCACGCCGACGCCCGGCCGTGTGCTTGAGGGCGGTCTCGATCATGATCCGCTCGAAGCTCGGCACGGCGCTGTCGAGCAGGTTCGACTGACCGCGGGCCAGGGCCTGGTCAGCCCACTGGCGCAGCGCCTGCTCCCAGTTGGTGATCGGTGCCGCGTCGTGGGGCAGGTTGAGCAGTTCTGGCGGCAGGTCGCTGATCAGCACTTCGCGGCTCGAGGCCATCACCGTGATCCAGCGGCAGGTGTTTTCCATCTGACGCACGTTGCCCGGCCACGGCAGGTTGCGCATGAACTCTTCGGTTTCCGGCTTGAGCAGTTTCGGTTCGACTGCCAGCTCCCGTGCCGCTCGCCCCAGGAAGTGACGGGCCAGCGCGGGAATGTCCTCGCGCCGGTCGGCCAGGCGCGGGATATGGATGCGGATCACGTTCAGGCGGTGGAACAAGTCTTCGCGGAACTTGCCGGCCTGCACCAGCGATTCCAGGTTCTGGTGGGTCGCGGCGATGATGCGCACGTCCACCTTGACCGGTAGGTGTCCACCGACCCGGTAGAACTCGCCGTCGGCCAGTACGCGCAGCAGGCGCGTCTGGGTGTCGGCGGGCATGTCGCCGATTTCGTCGAGGAACAGCGTGCCGCCATCGGCCTGCTCGAAGCGGCCGCGGCGCAGGTTGGCCGCGCCGGTGAAGGCACCTTTTTCGTGGCCGAACAGCTCCGACTCCATCAAGTCCTTGGGAATCGCCGCCATGTTCAGGGCGATGAACGGCGCGGCGGCGCGCGGGCTGTGGCGGTGCAGGGCGTGGGCGACCAGCTCCTTGCCGGTGCCGGACTCGCCGTTGATCAGCACGGTGATGTTGGAGTGGCTCAGGCGACCGATGGCGCGGAACACCTCCTGCATCGCCGGCGCCTCGCCGATGATCTCCGGGGTGCGCGCCAGGGTCGGCGGGGCTTGTAGCGCCTGCTGTTCCTGGGCGTGCTGGTTGGCGCGCTTGACCAGCGCCACGGCCTCATCGACATCGAATGGCTTGGGCAGGTACTCGAAGGCGCCGCCCTGGTACGACGCCACCGCGCTGTCCAGGTCGGAATGGGCGGTCATGATGATCACCGGCAGGCGCGGGTGCGCTTCGCGGATCTGCGCCAGCAGGTCCAGGCCGCTGGTGCCGGGCATGCGGATGTCGGAGATGATCACGTCCGGCTGTTGGCGGGCCAGGCGTCCCATGACCCCGTCGGCGCTGTCGAAGCTCTGGGTGGTCATGCCTTCCTGCTGCAGGGCCTTTTCCAGGACCCAGCGGATGGAACGATCATCGTCGACGATCCACACGGTTTCACTACGGCTCATGGGGCTGTGGCTCCTTGTTCCAGGGGCAGGAAGATCGAAAAGGTGGTGTGGCCAGGGTGGCTTTCGCACTCGATCAGCCCCTGATGCTGACTGATGATGTTCTGGGTGATGGCCAAGCCCAGCCCGGTGCCGTCCGGGCGTCCGCTGACCATCGGATAAAAGAGGGTGTCCTGCAGTTGCGCGGGGATGCCGGGGCCGTTGTCGGTGATTTCGATGCGCGCCACCAGGCGGTGGCGCACGTGGCCGATGGTGAACTGGCGCACGGCGCGGCTGCGCAGGGTGATGCGGCCCAGGCGCAATTCGTTCTGGCCGTTGATCGCCTGCATGGCGTTGCGCACGATGTTGAGCACGGCCTGGATCATCTGCTCACGGTCGATCAGCACGTCCGGCAGGCTCGGGTCGTAGTCGCGCACCAGGGTGATGCTGCCTTGGGCTTCGGCGTCCACCAGGCTGCACACCCGCTCCAGCACTTCGTGCACGTTGGTCATCGCCAACGACGGCAGTTTGTTCGAGCCCAGCATGCGGTCGACCAGATTGCGCAGGCGGTCGGCCTCTTCGATGATCACGTTGGTGTAGTCGCGCAGACCGTCCTCGGGCAGTTCGCGGGCCAGCAGTTGCGCTGCGCCGCGAATCCCGCCCAAGGGGTTCTTGATTTCGTGGGCCAGGCCACGCACCAGCATCTTGGTGGTTTCCTGCTTGCTCAGTTGCGCCTCTTCCTTGGTGATGCGCAGCAGCCGATCACGCGGGTGCACTTCGAGCAGCAGCAGGGTGTTGCCCTGATGCAGGATGGGCGTGACAGCGTAGTCCACGGTGATGCTCTGGCCGGTCAGGGAGGTCAACTGGGCTTCGCGCTTGGTGAACGGATGCGCCTGCTCCACGGCCTGGCGCAGGGAGTGCAGCGCTTCGGTCGATTCGGTGAACAGTTCGCTGATGAACTGGCCGTGGCTGCGCTGACCGCTGACTGCCAGTAGCATTTCGGCCGCCGGGTTCATGTACTCCAGGCGCAATTCGCTGTTGAGCAGCAGGGTCGCGGTGGTCAGGTTGTCCAGGAGCAGTCGGTGCTGTGCATCGCTGATGGTCATGGTGCGTTGTCGACCTCTATTGGCGCTGTTCCGGCCCGCATGCCTCAAGGAAGCAGACGGGTCAGCCGCTGGTTGCCCTGGAAAATGCAAGAAACAAACCAAGGCTCCGAAAAGAAGCGGAATTGGCCGATGAAGCGCGGGTTGTGCGCAAAATCGGCTCAATAATTCACGCTTTATCGATTCAACTGACCTGATTTGGGCTGCACCGCAGGGCGTTCAGCTATTTGTTGCACCAATATAGAGCATTGCTCGTCAGCCGCGTGGGCAGAGGCTTGCGGTGGCGCGGATCAGCATGAGGCGGCGAGTGGCATCGCTGGAGCGCAGGCCGATGGCCTTGGCCAGTGCGTGCTCGCAGTGCGCGGGCCGGTGGCGGTCGAAACGCGCCAGGCGATCAAGCATCTGCGCCTGCAACAGGTCCAGTTGTGGGCGAATCTCACGGGTGAGGTCCAGGCGTGGAATGTCTGGCGCGGCTTCCACCAGGCTCCACTGGCTGAGCAGATGGTACTGGCGCAGCTTGTCGGCCTCGATCTGATCGCTGAAGAACAGGGTCGCGCGTTGCGGGCTGACCTTATAGCTCGATGCGGCCTTGCGCACTCTTTCCAGCACCTGCTGCTCGCGAGCGCTGTCCTGCACCGGCTGGCCGCTGTCCCACTTGTGCAGGGCCACGGCGTCGGCGATGGCCAGACGCTGCTCGATGCTGTCGAGCAGGGCCTCGAAGGTGGGGTCGGGATCCGGGGCTTTCAGGCAGCCGGTGAGGGCGAGGATGCACAACAGGCAGAGCGGGGTGAGGCGCATGGCGATCTCCTTGAAATGGGAGACCTGAGTGTGGCCAATGCCCTTTTGTGTACCAGTAGGACGCGTCCGAACCGCGTGACCGTAAAAATACAAACGGCTTCCCGAGGGAAGCCGTTTGGGTTGATCGCTACGGCGCAAGCGCCGCAGTCATCAGACGCTGTAGTACAGGTCGTATTCCAGCGGGTGAACGAAGGTGCGCACCTTGATCTCTTCTTCGGACTTCAGCTCGATGTAGGCATCGATGAAGTCGTCGGAGAACACGCCGCCTTTGGTCAGGAAGGCACGGCCCTTGTCCAGCTCTTCCAGGGCTTCTTTCAAGCTACCGCAGACCTGCGGGATTTCCTTGGCCTCTTCAGGCGGCAGGTCGTACAGGTTCTTGTCGGCGGCATCGCCTGGGTGGATCTTGTTCTGGATACCGTCCAGGCCGGCCATCAGCAGGGCGGCGAAGCACAGGTACGGGTTGGCGGCCGGGTCCGGGAAGCGCGCTTCGATGCGGCGAGCTTTCGGGCTGGACACGTAAGGAATACGGATCGAGGCCGAACGGTTGCGGGCCGAGTAGGCCAGCATGACCGGCGCTTCGAAGCCAGGCACCAGACGCTTGTAGGAGTTGGTGGCCGGGTTGGTGAAGCCGTTCAGGGCCTTACCGTGCTTGATGATGCCGCCGATGAAGTACAGGGCGGTGTCGGACAGGCCGGCATAGCCTTCGCCGGAGAAGGTGTTCTTGCCGTCTTTGGAGATCGACATGTGCACGTGCATGCCCGAGCCGTTGTCGCCGTACAGAGGCTTGGGCATGAAGGTGGCGGTCTTGCCGTAGGCATCGGCCACGTTGTGCACGCAGTACTTCAGGGTCTGAACTTCGTCAGCCTTGGTGACCAGGGTGTTGAACTTCACGCCGATTTCGTTCTGACCGGCGGTGGCCACTTCGTGGTGGTGCACTTCGACGACCAGGCCCATTTCTTCCATGGCGTTGCACATGGCGGTACGGATTTCGTGGTCGTGGTCGCACGGCGGAACCGGGAAGTAGCCGCCTTTGACGGCCGGGCGGTGGCCCTTGTTGCCGCCTTCGACGTCCTGGTCGGTCATCCAGGAGCCTTGCTCGGAGTAGATCTTGAACATCGAGCCGGAGATGTCCGACTTGAACTTGACCTGGTCGAAGATGAAGAACTCAGGCTCAGGGCCGACGAATACGGTGTCACCGATACCGGTGGACTTCAGGAACTCTTCGGCGCGCTTGGCGATGGCGCGTGGGTCGCGGTCGTAGCCTTGCATGGTGGAAGGTTCGATGACGTCGCAGACCAGGATCAGGGTCGGCTCTTCGGTGAACGGGTCGAGCACGGCGGACGAATCGTCCGGCAGCAGGATCATGTCGGAGGCTTCGATGCCTTTCCAGCCTTCGATGGAGGAGCCGTCGAACATCTTGCCGGCTTCGAAGAACTCATCATCCAGCGCATCGCGAGCCGGCATGGTGACGTGGTGCTGTTTGCCTTTGGTGTCCGTGAAACGCAGATCAATCCACTTGACGTCATGATCTTTGATGAGTTGAACCGACTTCGACATGTTGTCCTCCGGATGGTCTAGAGCGCGGTAGGCCGCTGCCCTGGAAAAAGGGTGTCGCCGGGCGCGGATAGTCGGCCAAGCTTACCTGCATCACAAGGGAGCAAATTGTATGCCAGTGCCCGAAAATGGCTAGGGCGGGATAAAAGGCGGCGTCCATAGGCATCTAAGGGCACCCTGCAACGGCGATATGCACCTAAAAAAGGCGTCATTCGCTGGCAATGCACTGATATGGTGCGTAGGTGGGGCAGGCGTGCTTTGTTTGAGGGCTGCGGCGATTCATCAGCCATCAGGCCGCTAAAAGCACTGTCAGACCGCCACGCGGCACCTATCTGTAAACCTCTGATCAAAAGTTGCTCAAATCTCTACCTGTTTCCGCTATAATTCGCGCCCCTCATTTTCGGCAGGCTCCGCGCGCGCTGTTAACCCAATGAAACTTATCGTCAAAGTCTTCCCAGAGATCACCATCAAGAGCCGGCCAGTGCGCAAGCGCTTCATCCGCCAGCTCGGCAAGAACATCCGCAACGTGCTCAAGGATCTGGATCCGGAGCTCGTGGTCAACGGTGTCTGGGACAATCTCGAAGTGGTCACCCGCCTCGAGGACGAGAAGATTCAGCGCGAGATGATCGAGCGCCTGACCTGCACCCCGGGGATCACCCACTTCCTGCAAGTGCAGGAGTATCCGCTGGGCGACTTCGACGACATCGTCGAAAAATGCAGGCAGCACTACGGTCATCTGCTGGCCGGCAAACGCTTCTCCGTGCGCTGCAAGCGCGGCGGTCACCACGATTTCACCTCGATGGACGTCGACCGCTACGTCGGTAGCCAGTTGCGCCAGCAGTGCGGCGCCGCCGGTATCGACCTCAAGCGTCCGGAAGTAGTGGTGCGCCTGGAGATCCGCGACCAGCGCCTGTTCGTCATCCACAGTCAGCACGACGGTATCGGCGGCTACCCGCTGGGCGCGCTGGAGCAGACGCTGGTGCTGATGTCCGGTGGCTTCGACTCCACCGTGGCGGCCTACCAGATGATGCGCCGCGGCCTGATGACCCATTTCTGCTTCTTCAACCTCGGCGGTCGCGCCCACGAGCTGGGGGTGATGGAAGTCGCTCACTTCCTGTGGAAGAAGTACGGCAGCAGCCAGCGCGTGCTGTTCATCAGCGTGCCGTTCGAAGAAGTGGTCGGCGAGATCCTCGGCAAGGTCGACAACAGCTACATGGGCGTCACTCTCAAGCGCATGATGCTGCGCGCCGCCGCGCGCATGGCCGAGCGTTTGCAGATCGATGCCCTGGTCACCGGCGAGGCGATTTCCCAGGTGTCGAGCCAGACCCTGCCGAACCTGGCGATCATCGACTCGGCCACCGACAAGCTGGTGCTGCGCCCGCTGTTGGCCAGCCACAAGCAGGACATCATCGACACCGCCTACCAGATCGGCACCGCCGATTTCGCCAAGCACATGCCCGAGTACTGCGGCGTGATTTCGGTGAACCCGACCACCCATGCCAAGCGTCACCGCATGGAGCACGAAGAGAAGCAGTTCGAGATGGCCGTGCTTGAACGCGCCATCGAGCGCGCCCGGTTCATCTCCATCGACCATGTGATCGACGAGCTGGGCAAGGACATCGAGGTCGAGGAAGTGGCGCAGGCGATGCCTGGCCAGATCGTCGTCGATATCCGCCACCCCGATGCCCAGGAAGACGAGCCGCTGGTGCTCGACGGCATCGAGGTGCAGGTCATGCCGTTCTACGCCATCAACAGCAAGTTCAAGCACCTGGACGACACGCGCCAGTACTTGCTGTATTGCGACAAGGGTGTGATGAGCCGTTTGCACGCACACCATCTGCTCAGTGAGGGACATGCCAATGTGCGTGTTTATCGTCCGGCATAAGACGCCAGGGCTGTATGGCGGCAGCATCCGCCATCGCCCTCCCGACCCACGGGCCCGCTGAGTCTGCTTTCGTACATATTCGCCGCCTACACTGGCGGCCACCGAATCCTCTGCACGAGATACAGTTGTGATCGAAAATCTGCGTAACATCGCCATCATCGCCCACGTTGACCATGGTAAAACCACCCTGGTCGACAAACTCCTGCGCCAGTCCGGCACCCTGGAACGTAACGAGCTCAACGACGAGCGCGTCATGGACTCCAACGACCAGGAAAAAGAGCGCGGCATCACCATTCTGGCGAAGAACACCGCCATCAACTGGAATGGCTACCACATCAACATCGTCGACACCCCCGGCCACGCCGACTTCGGTGGCGAGGTCGAGCGTGTGATGTCGATGGTCGACTCGGTGCTGCTGCTGGTCGACGCCCAGGACGGCCCGATGCCGCAAACCCGCTTCGTGACCAAGAAGGCCTTCGAAGCCGGCCTGAAGCCGATCGTCGTGATCAACAAGGTCGACCGTCCGGGCGCGCGTCCTGACTGGGTCCTGGACCAGATCTTCGACCTGTTCGACAACCTCGGCGCCACTGACGACCAACTGGACTTCCAAGTGGTCTACGCCTCGGCCCTGAACGGCATCGCCGGCCTGGACCACACCGCCATGGCCGAAGACATGACCCCGCTGTACCAGTCGATCGTCGACAACGTACCTGCGCCTTCGGTTGACCGTGACGGTCCGTTCCAGATGCAAATCTCCGCACTGGACTACAACAGCTTCCTCGGCGTCATCGGCGTTGGCCGTATCGCCCGTGGTCGCGTCAAGCCGAACACTCCGGTGGTCGCCATCGACACCGACGGCAAGAAGCGCAACGGCCGTATCCTCAAGCTGATGGGTCACCACGGTCTGCACCGTGTGGACGTCGAAGAAGCCCAGGCCGGCGACATCGTCTGCATCAGCGGTTTCGACGAGCTGTTCATCTCCGACACCCTGTGCGCACCGGACGCGGTCGAAGCGATGAAGCCGCTGACCGTCGACGAGCCCACCGTTTCGATGACCTTCCAGGTCAACGACTCGCCGTTCTGCGGCAAGGAAGGCAAGTTCGTCACCAGCCGTAACATCAAGGACCGTCTGGACAAAGAGCTGCTGTACAACGTAGCCCTGCGCGTTCAAGAGACCGACTCCCCGGACAAGTTCAAGGTCTCCGGCCGTGGTGAACTGCACCTGTCGGTACTGATCGAAACCATGCGCCGTGAAGGCTTCGAGATGGCCGTAGGCCGTCCTGAAGTGATCATCCGCGAAGTGGATGGCGTCAAGCAGGAACCGTTCGAGAACGTCACCATCGACATTCCTGAAGAATCCCAGGGCAAGGTGATGGAAGAGATGGGCCTGCGTAAGGGCGACCTGACCAACATGGTGCCGGATGGCAAAGGCCGTGTGCGTCTGGAGTACAACATCCCGGCCCGTGGTCTGATCGGTTTCCGTAACCAGTTCCTGACCCTGACCAACGGCGCAGGCATCCTGACCTCGATCTTCGACCGCTACGACACCATGAAGTCGGGCCAGATGTCCGGTCGTCTGAACGGCGTCCTGGTGTCGGTCGAAACCGGCAAGGCTCTGACCTACTCGCTGGAAACCCTGCAGGCGCGCGGCAAGCTGTTCGTCGAGCACGGCCAGGAGATCTACAACGGTCAGATCATCGGTCTGAACAGCCGTGACAACGACCTGGGCGTGAACCCGACCAAGGGCAAGAAACTGGACAACATGCGTGCTTCGGGCAAAGACGAAGTCATCGCCCTGGTTCCGCCGGTTCGCCACACCCTCGAGCAGGCCCTGGAATTCATCCAGGACGACGAGCTGTGCGAAGTGACGCCCAAGTCGATCCGTCTGCGCAAGAAGATCCTGGACGAAGGCGAGCGTACCCGCGCTGCCAAGAAAGCCAAGAACTGAGTCAGCGCTGGCTGAATGAAAACGCCCCCGGTCGAAAGGCCGGGGGCGTTTTTTTAGCGGCAAGCGGCAAGCGGCAAGCGGCAAGCGGCAAGTGTGCGGTGGGCTCACTGGGGTGAGCTAGGCGCCGAACTGCAAGGCGTTGGTCAGATCGCCCATGGGCTGCTGACCGCGAGCGATCATCGCCTCGTCGCGGTGCTTGAGACCTTCCAGGGTTTCCAGTTTGAACACCCGCGTGATGAAGCGCAGGATCGAGCCAGTGTCGTACACGGTGTGGTCGACCGTACCTTTACGGGCGAAGGGCGAGACCACCAGTGCGGGAATCCGTGAGCCAGGGCCCCATCTGTCGCCTGCCGGCGGGGCGACGTGGTCCCACCAGCCGCCGTTTTCATCGACGGTGACGATCACCACCATGTCGTTCCATTGCGGGCCTTCTCGCAGCACCTTCAGCACGCGGTTGATATGCCGGTCGCCGGACGCGACATCGGCATAGCCGGCGTGCATGTTGAGATTGCCTTGGGGCTTGTAGAAGGTCACCGCAGGCAGCGTTCCGGCTTGCGCGTCACGTAGAAACAGATTGGTGGCCGGCGTGTCCCCCAGCCCTGCGTCGCGCAGTCTTCGCGTGCGCTCGGCGGGATTTTCAGGTCCCTGCTGCTGGAAGTAATTGAACGGCTGGTGATGGAACTGGAAGTTGGGGATCTTCGGAATGCCGCCCGAATCCTTGAATTGCTCCAGGGTGGCTTGCCAGGCGCCCGCGTACCACGCCCAGTCCACGTTCTTTTTGGACAGCTTGTCGCCAATGTGTTCGTGCGTCTGCGCGACCATGACATTGGGCAATCCGGATTTGGAGTAGTCCGGGCGTTCTGGATCGCGTATCCATGTGGGCCAGTAGGGCGGCGCCAGGGTGTTCACGCCGTAGCCATCGGGTGTCAGGGCGCTGGGGCCAAACTGTGGAGGGCCGTCCATGGCGCTGGCAGGCGAGGTGGGAAGCGGCTTGAGGCGCGGGTCGGTCGGGTCGTCGGACTGCAGCGTGGCGATCTGCGACTTGGCGACCGAGTTCAGCGCATCTGGGTAGTAGGGCGGTCTGGCTGCCACCAGATAGTGGTGATTGAGGAACGAGCCGCCGAAAGCACCCTGGAAGAAGTTGTCACAGAGCACGAACTCCTTGGCGACATCCCATAAGCGCAGCTCGTAGCGCGACTGCGCATAGTGGCCCATCACCAGCCCGCCCGAATCGCCCCAGGCGACGAACCCGTCGTTCTTGCCCCCGTTTATCTGCATCTGGTTCTGGTAGAACACATGCCACAAGTCGCGGGTCACGAGACTGAACGGCAAGTCTTCGCCCTGTGGACCTTTCAGCGCGAAAGGTGCGTTGGGCACGTTGTCCTGAAACGCCTGCCCGGTGGGGTAAGTCACGCCATCCACGGTCTGAGGCCCGACGTGCAGCACCCCTCCCCAGGGTGCAGGCAGCGACGGTAACGCGCTGCCATCTCGGTCGAGCTGGCGATAATCGGCTGGCGCCAGCGACGACAGCGGCTTCTGCAATCCGGGGAAGTCCGCGAACAGGTTGTTGAAGCTGCGGTTCTCGGCATAGATCACCACGACGGTCTTGACCTGCCGTTGCAGCGCCTCGTCCAGTTCCACCGCGCCCAGCGGCGGGCGGCTGGGCGCCGTGCATGGCTTCTCGGTGTCCTCGCAAGCGCCCAGGGTCAGGCCGACCCCCAGCAGTGCGGCACCGCCGATGAAGCGTCTGCGGTTGGGGTCTTGAGGCGAAGGGCTTGGTGTCACGCCATCGCGTTTGTCTTTGGGGGTGTCTGTCATGCTGGTGATTACCTGAGGTCTGCACGTGTCCACGATCTACTGGGCAGAGTAGCGAGCGCAGATGACTGAAAAAAAACACGGGTCACTGCACGCCAGTGACCCGCTCGCGATCAGTTCTTGCGCACGATCCGCCCGGCGCTGTGCGTGGCACCGACGGGGATCGCTTGTTGTTCGCGGTCGCGCAGATAGGCCAGCATCGCGTCCAGGTCGATCCGCTTGCTGTCGACCACATTCGTGCCTTGCTTGAACACCGAGAAGCGCTCCGCGCCTGCCGCCAGGAACGAGTTGGCGACGATGCGATAGCGCGTGTTCATGTCCACCGCTCGCCCCTCCAGGCGCAGGCTGCCGGGTACCACGTAGCTGCCGGCTGGACGTTTGGCATCCCATTGGTAACTGAATCCCTGGGAAATCTGCAGTATGTTGCTGTCGCTGGCGCCGAACTGCTGGTTGAGCAAGGCCAGCAATTGTTCGCCCGTCAGGTCCATCAACACCAGGGTATTGCCGAAGGGCTGCACGCTGGCGACTTGCGCATAGGTCAGGCCCCTGCCAGGGGACTGTTGCAGATCGGCGCGAATGCCGCCGACATTCATGAAGGCGATCTGCGCGCCCCACTGGCGGGTCATGGCCAGTTGCGAATCGGCGACCAAGTCGCCTAGTGGAGACTCACCGT
Proteins encoded in this region:
- a CDS encoding acid phosphatase, encoding MTDTPKDKRDGVTPSPSPQDPNRRRFIGGAALLGVGLTLGACEDTEKPCTAPSRPPLGAVELDEALQRQVKTVVVIYAENRSFNNLFADFPGLQKPLSSLAPADYRQLDRDGSALPSLPAPWGGVLHVGPQTVDGVTYPTGQAFQDNVPNAPFALKGPQGEDLPFSLVTRDLWHVFYQNQMQINGGKNDGFVAWGDSGGLVMGHYAQSRYELRLWDVAKEFVLCDNFFQGAFGGSFLNHHYLVAARPPYYPDALNSVAKSQIATLQSDDPTDPRLKPLPTSPASAMDGPPQFGPSALTPDGYGVNTLAPPYWPTWIRDPERPDYSKSGLPNVMVAQTHEHIGDKLSKKNVDWAWYAGAWQATLEQFKDSGGIPKIPNFQFHHQPFNYFQQQGPENPAERTRRLRDAGLGDTPATNLFLRDAQAGTLPAVTFYKPQGNLNMHAGYADVASGDRHINRVLKVLREGPQWNDMVVIVTVDENGGWWDHVAPPAGDRWGPGSRIPALVVSPFARKGTVDHTVYDTGSILRFITRVFKLETLEGLKHRDEAMIARGQQPMGDLTNALQFGA
- the typA gene encoding translational GTPase TypA, which encodes MIENLRNIAIIAHVDHGKTTLVDKLLRQSGTLERNELNDERVMDSNDQEKERGITILAKNTAINWNGYHINIVDTPGHADFGGEVERVMSMVDSVLLLVDAQDGPMPQTRFVTKKAFEAGLKPIVVINKVDRPGARPDWVLDQIFDLFDNLGATDDQLDFQVVYASALNGIAGLDHTAMAEDMTPLYQSIVDNVPAPSVDRDGPFQMQISALDYNSFLGVIGVGRIARGRVKPNTPVVAIDTDGKKRNGRILKLMGHHGLHRVDVEEAQAGDIVCISGFDELFISDTLCAPDAVEAMKPLTVDEPTVSMTFQVNDSPFCGKEGKFVTSRNIKDRLDKELLYNVALRVQETDSPDKFKVSGRGELHLSVLIETMRREGFEMAVGRPEVIIREVDGVKQEPFENVTIDIPEESQGKVMEEMGLRKGDLTNMVPDGKGRVRLEYNIPARGLIGFRNQFLTLTNGAGILTSIFDRYDTMKSGQMSGRLNGVLVSVETGKALTYSLETLQARGKLFVEHGQEIYNGQIIGLNSRDNDLGVNPTKGKKLDNMRASGKDEVIALVPPVRHTLEQALEFIQDDELCEVTPKSIRLRKKILDEGERTRAAKKAKN